DNA from Terriglobales bacterium:
GCACCGGAAAATTCTGGTCCCGCACCATGCGCCGGATGATCGCTACCTGCGCCGCATCCTTCTGCCCGAAGAATGCCAGGTCGGGTTCGACGATGTGGAACAGCTTGGCGACCACCGTCGTCACCCCGCGAAAATGCCCCGGCCGCGATCGTCCGCAGAGCTTCTCGCTCAACCCCTCGACCGTGACATAGGTACTCGTCCCCGCCGGATACATGTCTTCGTTGGCAGGCATAAACAGAAGGTCCACATTCTCCGCTTCCAGCAGCCGGCGGTCGCGCTCGAAGCTACGCGGATACTTGGCGAGGTCCTCGTTCGGCCCGAATTGCAGGGGATTGACGAACAGCGATACCGCAACCACGTCCGACTGCACCCGCGCGCCCCGAATCAGCGACAGGTGGCCTTCGTGCAGCGCTCCCATGGTTGGCACCAGGCCGATGCGCTTG
Protein-coding regions in this window:
- the panC gene encoding pantoate--beta-alanine ligase; its protein translation is MKIIPSPDDMHLACGQRKRDGKRIGLVPTMGALHEGHLSLIRGARVQSDVVAVSLFVNPLQFGPNEDLAKYPRSFERDRRLLEAENVDLLFMPANEDMYPAGTSTYVTVEGLSEKLCGRSRPGHFRGVTTVVAKLFHIVEPDLAFFGQKDAAQVAIIRRMVRDQNFPVRIVVCPIVREKDGLALSSRNAYLNPEQRKQAPVLYRSLTRVQTMADTGERRASKLVEAGKQVIAEEPGARLDYFEIVNPDTLDPVEDISHGALVAVAAHVGTTRLIDNVVLHGAGEARGPNLSQK